The sequence below is a genomic window from Ciceribacter thiooxidans.
GATAAAAAGCCCGGCTACATCAAGCACATGCCGCGGACGCTGTGGTATCTTGGCATCGCGTTCGAGCATCCGGTCCTTGCCCCTTTACGAGAATGGTGCGTAAAGGCTGGGATTGAGACAGCCGAATCAGCTCAGTAAGACGAATGAAGATCACTGACGCAATGGTGCTTGCTGCCGGACTCGGGACCCGGTTGCGACCTGTCACCGACACCATTCCCAAACCGCTCGTGAAGGTAGCCGGGAAGGCGATGATAGAGTACGCGCTCGACCTGCTTGCCGACGCCGGCGTGGAGCGCGTGGTGGTGAATGTCCACCACCACGCCGAACAGATGATCGACTATCTGGAAAGCTATCCACGGCTGCAAGTCATCGTCTCCGACGAACGGGAAGCGTTGATGAACTCAGGCGGCGGGCTCGCCAAGGGCCTGCGCCTCCTTGGCGACGCGACGGTCTTCGTCATGAATGCGGATCTGTTCTGGATCGGTGACAAACGCAACCACGGGAGCAATCTCGAGCGGCTCGCCAGCTTCTTTGATCCCGCACGCATGGATATGGCGCTTCTTTGCGCTGATCCCGATCACACGAGCGGCCACAACGGCAAGAACGACTTCAATCTCGATGAGCAAGGACACTTGACGCGTTACCAGCCGGGAGATGCGCGTCCCGTCGTCTATGCCGGCGCGCTCGTCATGAACCCGTCTCTCCTGGCCGATGCTCCGCCCGATGCCTTCAACCTCAACATCTATTTCGACCGTGCCATCGCCAAAGGTCGCCTCTTCGGGCTAACATTGAACGGACACTGGATAACGGTAGGAACCCCGGAGGCGATCGGCGAAGCTGAAGACGCGATCCGGAGCCTGCAAAATTAGGGTTTGTGTAATGGCGAGGGCGT
It includes:
- a CDS encoding nucleotidyltransferase family protein, which translates into the protein MKITDAMVLAAGLGTRLRPVTDTIPKPLVKVAGKAMIEYALDLLADAGVERVVVNVHHHAEQMIDYLESYPRLQVIVSDEREALMNSGGGLAKGLRLLGDATVFVMNADLFWIGDKRNHGSNLERLASFFDPARMDMALLCADPDHTSGHNGKNDFNLDEQGHLTRYQPGDARPVVYAGALVMNPSLLADAPPDAFNLNIYFDRAIAKGRLFGLTLNGHWITVGTPEAIGEAEDAIRSLQN